One window of Flavobacterium ammonificans genomic DNA carries:
- a CDS encoding sodium:solute symporter family transporter, which produces MNSIDYLIVIIYLALMVYLGIRFKKNSESNDYFLGGKSFGWFSLCLSTMATQLSVISFVSAPAFVGLREGGGMQWLTFEFGVPIAMIILITIIGPVLYNSGIVSVYEFLEKRFNRTSRLLISSMFLISRSFATGVTIYAVGLILSSILQISFWQTMVIVGFITIIYSLEGGMKAIVYSEVAQMIIKFMGIIIIIIAGLYYIGGWGNFLTHLDYDRLTVIDFSKSGFDGSEYGFFPMLFGGIFLYTSYYGTDQIQVQRLLSAKNELTVKKLLLFNGLFRFPITLAYCFGGLILGAFANSNQNFANLIPAEKPDLMIPLFITNYLPHGIIGVIVVAIIAAGMSAYSSTLNSLSAVTMEDFVTKKWDTSGKKYVLYSKLTGLGWGLLTMFFAFYVGDIAKTVIEAINKIGSMFYGPILAMFLLAIIGNKIKATAANIGLVCGVLTNVVIWLFFENIFWFWWNAIGALVTLFLGTLISFILPQQNNASNSKITLGKLLVKENIILFVFFLLILTFCYLLPIVLVKP; this is translated from the coding sequence ATGAATTCGATTGATTATCTAATTGTAATTATCTATTTAGCCTTAATGGTCTATTTAGGAATACGGTTTAAAAAAAATTCAGAGAGCAATGATTATTTTCTAGGAGGTAAAAGTTTTGGGTGGTTTAGCCTTTGCTTATCTACTATGGCAACACAACTTTCCGTAATCAGTTTTGTTTCTGCTCCAGCATTTGTTGGATTGAGAGAAGGAGGAGGGATGCAATGGCTCACTTTTGAATTTGGAGTTCCTATAGCAATGATTATTTTAATTACTATTATTGGACCTGTTCTTTATAATTCGGGTATTGTAAGTGTTTACGAATTTTTAGAAAAAAGATTTAATAGAACATCAAGGCTTTTAATTAGTAGTATGTTTTTAATTAGTAGGTCTTTTGCTACTGGGGTAACCATATATGCAGTTGGATTAATTTTGTCTTCCATTTTGCAAATTTCTTTTTGGCAAACTATGGTAATTGTAGGATTCATTACAATTATTTATTCTCTTGAAGGAGGAATGAAAGCTATCGTTTATAGCGAAGTGGCACAAATGATTATAAAATTTATGGGAATAATCATTATCATTATTGCAGGACTATATTATATTGGTGGCTGGGGTAATTTCCTAACCCATTTAGATTATGACCGACTTACTGTTATTGACTTTTCAAAGTCAGGATTTGACGGATCAGAGTATGGTTTTTTTCCGATGCTTTTCGGGGGTATATTTCTATATACTTCTTACTATGGAACTGATCAAATTCAGGTTCAAAGATTATTATCTGCTAAAAACGAGTTGACAGTAAAAAAATTATTACTCTTCAACGGTTTATTTAGATTTCCTATCACTTTAGCCTACTGTTTTGGAGGATTAATTTTAGGAGCATTTGCGAATTCGAATCAAAATTTCGCCAATCTTATTCCGGCAGAAAAACCAGATTTAATGATTCCATTATTTATCACTAACTATCTTCCGCATGGTATAATTGGAGTTATAGTGGTTGCAATAATTGCAGCAGGAATGTCTGCTTATAGCTCCACATTGAATTCTCTTAGTGCAGTTACTATGGAAGATTTTGTTACCAAAAAATGGGATACTTCTGGAAAGAAATATGTACTATATAGTAAGTTAACTGGTTTAGGATGGGGTTTATTAACCATGTTTTTTGCTTTTTATGTTGGCGATATTGCTAAAACGGTAATTGAAGCAATAAACAAAATCGGATCCATGTTTTATGGTCCAATCCTAGCGATGTTTTTATTGGCAATTATTGGGAACAAGATTAAAGCTACGGCAGCGAATATAGGACTTGTTTGTGGGGTATTAACTAATGTAGTGATTTGGTTGTTTTTTGAAAATATTTTCTGGTTTTGGTGGAATGCCATTGGTGCATTAGTAACCTTATTTTTAGGGACTTTAATTAGTTTTATTTTACCTCAACAAAACAACGCATCAAATTCTAAGATCACTTTAGGAAAATTATTAGTTAAAGAGAATATAATTTTGTTTGTGTTTTTCTTGTTGATTCTTACGTTCTGTTATTTATTGCCAATTGTGTTAGTTAAACCCTAA
- a CDS encoding glycerate kinase, which yields MKIILAPDKFKGSLSAVDVCNAIEKGIKRFDQSVEIIKHPLADGGEGTLTILNDFFKLKERNVIVNNPLFQPCEATYLVSNDTAYIEMATASGLQLLSENERNCFYTSTYGTGELILDAVNNGFKNIILFIGGSATNDAGIGMASALGYEFYDINNQIVEPIGKELININSIERKNLKIDLNSIKCTVICDVKNELYGPNGAAYIYASQKGATSSQVDQLNQGLINFSNQVELFLDKKIATIPGAGAAGGLGAGAICFLNAKLQSGIDFVMEHTNFNTIVNSDIDLIITGEGSVDKQTIEGKVVSGVASKASLFNIPFIIVSGIAKDVKQIQNELNPNAMYSIMETGVTQKEAIAEASKYLNDIGFHLIQQFTSNKNN from the coding sequence ATGAAAATAATATTAGCTCCTGATAAATTCAAAGGGTCACTCTCTGCAGTCGATGTATGCAATGCTATCGAAAAAGGCATAAAAAGGTTTGATCAATCCGTTGAAATTATCAAACATCCATTAGCCGATGGCGGCGAAGGTACTTTAACAATTCTAAATGATTTTTTCAAATTAAAGGAGAGAAACGTAATTGTAAATAATCCCTTATTTCAGCCTTGCGAGGCAACGTATTTGGTCAGTAATGATACTGCTTACATTGAAATGGCCACCGCTTCAGGACTTCAATTACTTTCTGAAAATGAGAGAAATTGTTTTTATACAAGTACCTATGGAACGGGAGAATTAATTCTAGATGCAGTTAATAATGGGTTTAAAAATATAATATTATTTATTGGTGGTAGCGCTACAAATGATGCCGGTATTGGAATGGCTTCAGCATTAGGTTATGAATTTTATGACATTAACAATCAAATAGTTGAGCCCATAGGGAAAGAACTTATTAATATTAATAGTATAGAAAGAAAAAATCTGAAGATTGACCTTAATTCTATTAAATGCACGGTTATCTGTGATGTGAAAAACGAATTATACGGACCTAATGGGGCTGCCTATATTTATGCATCTCAAAAAGGAGCTACATCATCACAAGTGGATCAATTAAATCAAGGATTAATTAATTTTAGTAATCAAGTAGAATTGTTTTTAGATAAAAAGATTGCTACAATTCCAGGAGCTGGAGCTGCTGGTGGATTAGGAGCTGGAGCCATTTGTTTTTTAAATGCAAAACTTCAATCGGGAATTGATTTTGTTATGGAGCATACTAATTTTAATACAATAGTTAATTCTGATATTGACTTAATTATTACAGGAGAAGGCAGTGTAGACAAACAAACAATAGAAGGTAAGGTAGTTAGTGGAGTTGCTAGTAAAGCTTCTTTATTTAATATCCCTTTTATTATTGTTTCCGGCATCGCTAAGGACGTCAAACAAATACAAAATGAATTGAATCCAAACGCAATGTATTCCATAATGGAGACAGGCGTTACTCAAAAAGAGGCAATAGCAGAAGCTTCAAAATATTTAAATGACATTGGATTTCATTTGATTCAGCAATTTACTAGTAATAAAAATAATTAA
- a CDS encoding phosphoheptose isomerase has translation MILEIHSEDNKDSVFNKVQHFLKQNEFKISNQDQSRPWGGFFVIDENQASYFASVFFPHLKMSEIQVTAKLSPKILIVAPKERLSWQFHYRRSEIWKVINGQVGFVSSMNDSENPSQILVTGDCVMLEKEERHRLIGLESWAVIAEIWQHTDLENPSNEEDIVRLQDDFGR, from the coding sequence ATGATTTTAGAAATACATTCAGAAGACAATAAAGACTCAGTATTTAATAAAGTACAGCATTTTTTAAAGCAAAATGAATTTAAAATATCCAATCAAGATCAGTCCAGACCTTGGGGAGGTTTTTTTGTAATTGATGAAAATCAAGCCAGTTATTTTGCATCCGTTTTCTTTCCTCATTTAAAAATGTCAGAAATCCAAGTTACTGCTAAATTGAGTCCTAAAATATTAATCGTAGCTCCAAAAGAGCGTTTGTCCTGGCAATTTCATTACCGAAGGTCAGAAATTTGGAAAGTAATTAACGGACAAGTGGGTTTTGTGAGTAGTATGAATGACAGTGAAAATCCAAGTCAAATTCTTGTTACGGGCGATTGTGTTATGTTAGAAAAAGAAGAGCGCCATAGACTAATTGGTCTTGAATCTTGGGCCGTTATTGCAGAAATATGGCAACATACAGATTTAGAAAATCCATCTAACGAAGAAGACATAGTTCGACTTCAAGATGATTTTGGGAGATAG
- a CDS encoding CvpA family protein produces MGFLDIIIGTLLIYAAFKGIQNGLFVELASFFSLIVGIYLAFQFSSMAKTALAGVVKWNPYSIQVIAFILTFLVVIIGVSLAGKFLTKLVSFAYLGWINKAGGGFFRVLKTVLIVSIFFSVFEKINYNHFLAKKETLDRSIFFNPIQKTADFIFPSIQKLYQKATTK; encoded by the coding sequence ATGGGTTTTTTAGACATTATTATTGGGACATTATTGATCTATGCAGCGTTCAAAGGCATTCAAAACGGACTTTTTGTAGAACTAGCTTCTTTTTTTTCTTTAATTGTAGGAATTTATTTGGCTTTCCAATTTTCGTCTATGGCAAAAACGGCACTTGCGGGAGTAGTCAAGTGGAATCCGTATTCCATCCAAGTTATTGCTTTTATCCTTACTTTTTTGGTAGTGATAATTGGTGTGTCTTTAGCAGGAAAGTTTTTGACTAAATTGGTAAGTTTCGCTTATTTGGGTTGGATCAACAAGGCTGGTGGTGGCTTTTTCAGAGTGCTAAAAACAGTTTTAATAGTGAGTATCTTTTTTAGTGTTTTCGAAAAGATCAATTACAATCATTTTTTAGCCAAAAAAGAAACTTTAGATCGTTCTATTTTCTTTAATCCAATTCAAAAAACAGCTGATTTTATTTTTCCTTCAATTCAGAAATTGTATCAAAAAGCGACTACGAAATAA
- the pheS gene encoding phenylalanine--tRNA ligase subunit alpha — protein sequence MIDKIKEYISEAQGFSSQDPAELEAFRIKFLGSKGLLKELFAEFKNVPNEQKKEFGQVINLLKTSAEDKVKSIQEALESKEESKGFYGDLTRAAEPVLIGSRHPISLVKNQIIDIFSTVGFNVSEGPEIEDDWHNFTALNLPEYHPARDMQDTFFIQTNPDILLRTHTSSVQVRYMENNKPPIRTISPGRVFRNEAVSSRSHCIFHQVEGLYIDKDVSFADLKQTLLYFTKEMFGKSKIRLRPSYFPFTEPSAEIDIYWGLKTETDYRITKGTGWLEIGGCGMVDPNVLKNCGIDPEEYNGFAFGMGVERIAMLLYQIGDIRMFYENDVRFLEQFKSIV from the coding sequence ATGATAGATAAGATAAAAGAATATATTAGCGAAGCACAAGGGTTTTCCTCACAAGATCCAGCAGAACTAGAAGCTTTCAGAATTAAATTTTTAGGAAGTAAAGGACTTTTAAAAGAGTTATTTGCCGAATTTAAAAATGTTCCTAATGAACAGAAAAAAGAATTTGGACAAGTAATTAATTTATTAAAAACCTCTGCTGAAGACAAAGTAAAGTCTATTCAAGAAGCCTTAGAAAGTAAAGAAGAAAGCAAAGGATTTTATGGTGATTTAACTCGTGCTGCTGAGCCGGTTTTGATAGGATCACGTCATCCAATTTCATTGGTTAAAAACCAAATCATCGATATTTTTTCTACTGTTGGTTTTAACGTGTCTGAAGGTCCAGAAATCGAAGACGATTGGCACAACTTTACTGCCTTGAACTTGCCAGAATACCATCCGGCTAGAGATATGCAGGATACTTTTTTTATTCAAACCAATCCTGATATTTTATTGCGTACGCATACTTCATCTGTTCAAGTGCGTTATATGGAAAATAACAAACCGCCAATTAGAACTATTTCTCCTGGGCGTGTTTTTCGTAACGAAGCGGTTTCGTCACGTTCCCACTGTATTTTCCACCAAGTAGAAGGCTTGTATATCGACAAAGACGTTTCTTTTGCTGATTTAAAACAAACCTTATTGTATTTCACCAAAGAGATGTTTGGCAAGTCAAAAATTCGTTTGAGACCGTCTTATTTTCCTTTTACAGAACCAAGTGCCGAGATCGATATTTATTGGGGCTTGAAAACGGAAACGGATTACCGTATTACTAAAGGAACAGGTTGGTTAGAAATTGGAGGTTGCGGAATGGTTGATCCTAATGTTTTGAAAAATTGCGGTATTGATCCAGAGGAGTACAATGGTTTTGCTTTTGGAATGGGAGTGGAACGTATTGCCATGTTGCTATACCAAATCGGAGATATTAGAATGTTTTACGAAAATGACGTTCGTTTCTTGGAACAATTCAAATCAATAGTATAA